Below is a genomic region from Papio anubis isolate 15944 chromosome 14, Panubis1.0, whole genome shotgun sequence.
GGTCTGCTGCCCCAGTCCAGTGGCTTCATATCTCCCACtcactgcacacacacaaaactcatCTCTCTCAAGAacccttgttttcttttcaattcatCTCGTAAGTGCTTTAAAAGCTTTTCAGAGATGAACTCAGTGGCGCTGCCTGCCGTGGCAATGACCTTGGGATTATACGGTTtacaaagagaaagcaagcaaacaacaaaagGCGGTGTCAGAAACCGGCCACCAGTCTTGCAAAGATTGCTTTCTCTGGGAAACAGACCGAGTAGAAACAAAGTAAATCACTCGGGCCTTCTACCTACACACAATGGGCAACCAGGAGAGAAAATGACGTTTGAGTCTGTAAAATACAAGAGGGGGAATCTTCGGAGAGAAGCAGCACCACCTTTGTCAGCTACAAACATGTTTTCAGTTAACCTCCCACCTCCAGAAATGGACACCCACGATCCCCAAAACAGATGCAAGGAAATCACGGAGTAGCAAACATTACACTAAATTGCATTCATCTGCATCTCCCGCCTTTCTAGTGTACTCACACAATGTGAAATGGGCGCGGCACACAGAGCCACTGTGCAAGGCGCATTTACTGCCTCCAGCCAGAGCTGCGGGCGCAGCGCACTTACCGAGGACTCGCTGTCCCTAATGAGGAAGTCGCCCTCCACGCCCCGCTCGTTGAGGGCGCACTCGGCCTGGTGCCGCGTCACGTTCCCGTAGTACCACTCTCTGCCCGCGAAGCGCCCGCTGGACGAGGGCCCGGTGTAGCTTATCTGTGGGGCGTGCGCAGGGTGCAGGGCAGGCCCGTCACTGAGGACCACCACGTAGTTTTTGGGGACGAGGCCCACCTGGCCCCGGGcatttttgcatttccaccacTCGGGGTCGTTCTCGGGCTTCTCGATCACCTCCATGGTCTCCCCCTTCTCGAAGTTGAGCTCCTCCTCGGTGACTGAGCTGAAGGGGTACAGCGTCTGGACCACGTGCAGCACGCGGGAGCCCTGGCCATTGCTCAGCGAGGCGCCCTTGCGCAGGCTCAGGAAGCTCGGGGACTCCGCAGCTGCCTCGTCCACCTCCTCCAGGACGTAGTTGGAGGGGAACCAGCCGATCTGCCCGTTGTAGCTGCCCCGCCACCAACCGTCGCTGCACTTCTCCATGACGGTGACACGCGACCCCTTCACCAGGGACAGCTCATCCTCCCGCTCGGCAACATAGGCGAACTTGACAAAGGCCGGGATGTTGAGGTCGTAGATGCGGTCGGCGCTGCTGCCATTGGCGGGGTACTCAGCATCCGTGCTGGGTGTGGGGGACGCGTCCCGCGCGCTGGTCTTCCTGCGCGTCTTGCCAAGGCCTGTGGAGACACAGCAAGGCTCAGTGGCGCGGGGCACTTGGGCACCACCCCACTCCCTAGTCTACCGGGATTTCCACGCAGTTTCTCTGGTGGTTAAATACAAGGGGACACATGGACAGTGCTTACAAACTGTAATTACCATCAGAAAAATAAGGTTGCTGGCAGCTGCCTCCTGTAGTTGTGAAGTTACTTAAAGTTGAGAACTACTTAAACTGATCTATTTTACCCATAAAAACGTCACagggccagcacggtggctcacgcctggaatcccaggctttgagaggcccaggtgggaggattgcttgaggccaggagtctgagaccagcctaggcaacatagcaagaccctgtgtctgcaaaaaattaaaaaaaaaaaaattagccacctgTGGTGCACATCTATGggcccagctactggagaggctgaggtgggaggatggcttgagccagagTTCCAGACTGCAGGGAGCCgtgatcgctccactgcactctagcctgtacaacagagtgaggtcctgtctctaaaatcaaacaaaaccaaaaaatgcgCAAGTACCACTGACACAAAAGATAACGAGAAGAGTAGAAGGTTTCCTTCTGAAATAACCGTTTTTAGAGCATCCCTGtgcctctgaaaaaaataaagtataaatgcAGACAAAATACCTTTTTCATTCCTTGAATGGGTGGGAAATCAGACTAAATGAATTCAAAGACCCGTTAGAACTCTTAAGACCGTCCAGTCTTAGGGAGCACAGCTTGCATAAcctgccctgcccccagctgCCTTGCCACTGCCTCCTCCACTCCTGGGACACTCACtaccctcacccctcacccctgGACAGCATGACAGCCCTAATGGGCAAAACCCATCATCTTCACCTTTCTTCTTGTCttacaattcttctcttctttcaaaacaGCAGACTAATTTCCCACAACAGATTGTGATGAGTGCATTAGGAAAACTTAGCTGATACCTTAAATTGAAGACACAATTTTTCATACTGTGATTCAAAGCCCACTAGTGGATCATAAAAACCACTTTAATGGGTTGCAACCAGCCTACAGGTATGTGTTGAATTTAAGggaataaagtagaaaatttcaGTGCATCGAACACAATTACAGTAAGTACTGTTTCTTCAGTCACACATGTGAGTACTGAATCAGAATGGGAAACATTTCTTCCTATGCGTGATGAAAAATGCTAGAAAAGCCCTAaggtaaaaatgttttaactgtGTTAAAATGCATGGAATTCTGGAACATTCTACGAGAGGAAAGCATGTCAGCCCCAGAGTTGGGGACACACCCCACACAGGCAGACGTGGCCTTCCTTAGCTGTCCTAAGAGATGAGTGCTCCCACCACAGCTCTGCTTTGACCTCTATCTTAACCAGTGTGGAGGATTAGTCATTTGTAGACTCCTCAAAATGACTTCCTCAAAGCACTTCCATGGGTAGCTTCTTgtacctctttctccttttcttccttaaacTAGAATAAAGGGGGATCAGTCCTAATAATTACTTGTGCTTCTATCGCCTTGCTGAGTGGGCAGGAGGTCAAGAGGGGAAAAAGGCTGATTGTCCTCAATGGTGGAGAGCGGGGCTGCCGCCCCCCTGGGGCAGATTGGCCCTGCCCAGCAGCCACTGCCCTAGGACGTGCACCCACGCAGCACCGGGAGGCATGTGAGGCCACATACATTTCAGAGCAAATACACTGATTCATTTATGCTAATGTCCTCTGACGTTTCTCTTTGTACCACTTTTTATTCACGTGAATGGGAGACACAAGAGTAAGCCAGAATATTAGAACAGGTGAAACACTTAGATTTCTACTTTGGGTTAACTCACATTATATAAAAGCATAAACCTCCAAATCTGAGAACTCATCCTTTCATGGGATTTCAAACGCAGGATGGTTCAACTACACAATGAGAGCACCATGATAACACCACAGCTCCACAAGCCGGAAGGCAGGCCATCCATGAAAGCGAACTTTTTCTGTCCAGAAGGCAGTGGTGCCCGAAGCTCAACCAGGAAGGCCTTACGGCCTTATCAAACAGCTAGCAAGCTGGGACTACGGGGGCCAGGCTGAGGCCGACTTTTATTGGCAACAATGATGTCAAGAAATAACAATGAACAATAAACTTTTAATGGACCTTTGCAAACATGTAACTTCCAAAAGCTATTTGAGGAAAAAACGCCTGTGGAAGAGCGGGTTTCGGAATATTCATCAGGCCATGAAGATAAAGGTGACAAGATCAGCAGAAAAGACATTAGAGAGTGGCCACCACAATATGTTATACAGACACTTTATAACTGATACATGAATATTCTACTTTAGTGacttctttcaaaaacaaaatacggtaatttaaattaattaatacagCCACTGAGTTCCTGAAACATACCAGGCACCAACCTAGACTTTGGTGGGGGGTGAAATGAGCAGACAAGCATGCTTTCTGCCTGCACAGAGCTTATACCTGGAACACTGTACATAGCAAGCATGCAGCAGCAATTTTAACCTGTTTTGCTTGAATGTGATCTAAGTAGTCTTTGGGGCAACTCAGAGGGTCAGTGCAGACTGACAGAGAGCTGCATGCTCTTGGTCAGATTACTTAATAAATGTCTGTGTACTGATTTTCTTACCCCCCAGATGTGAACATGTTAGTCTGCTCAGGCTACCATAataagtaccacagactgggtggcttaaacaacagacatttatttcctcacggttctggaggctggaagtccaaatcaaggtgctggcagggttggttccttgcAAGGCCTCTCTCCTGGACTTGCAGATGCTGTCTTCTTCctgtgtgtcttcacatggtcttccctctgagtgtgtctgtgttccAATCTCcttttttataagaacaccagtcagaCTGGATGAGGGCCCACCCcagtgacttcattttaacttaatcacttcCGTAAAGGCTCTATTTCCAAACACAATCAccttctgaggtcctggggattGGGACTTCGTATGAATTTCAGGAAGATGCCATCTGGCCCATGACAGGCACCGGCATTCAGCTGATGCTATAAAG
It encodes:
- the NCK2 gene encoding cytoplasmic protein NCK2 isoform X1, with the protein product MKRLGLWQKDSMKMTEEVIVIAKWDYTAQQDQELDIKKNERLWLLDDSKTWWRVRNAANRTGYVPSNYVERKNSLKKGSLVKNLKDTLGLGKTRRKTSARDASPTPSTDAEYPANGSSADRIYDLNIPAFVKFAYVAEREDELSLVKGSRVTVMEKCSDGWWRGSYNGQIGWFPSNYVLEEVDEAAAESPSFLSLRKGASLSNGQGSRVLHVVQTLYPFSSVTEEELNFEKGETMEVIEKPENDPEWWKCKNARGQVGLVPKNYVVVLSDGPALHPAHAPQISYTGPSSSGRFAGREWYYGNVTRHQAECALNERGVEGDFLIRDSESSPSDFSVSLKASGKNKHFKVQLVDNVYCIGQRRFHTMDELVEHYKKAPIFTSEHGEKLYLVRALQ
- the NCK2 gene encoding cytoplasmic protein NCK2 isoform X3; translated protein: MKRLGLWQKDSMKMTEEVIVIAKWDYTAQQDQELDIKKNERLWLLDDSKTWWRVRNAANRTGYVPSNYVERKNSLKKGSLVKNLKDTLGLGKTRRKTSARDASPTPSTDAEYPANGSSADRIYDLNIPAFVKFAYVAEREDELSLVKGSRVTVMEKCSDGWWRGSYNGQIGWFPSNYVLEEVDEAAAESPSFLSLRKGASLSNGQGSRVLHVVQTLYPFSSVTEEELNFEKGETMEVIEKPENDPEWWKCKNARGQVGLVPKNYVVVLSDGPALHPAHAPQISYTGPSSSGRFAGREWYYGNVTRHQAECALNERGVEGDFLIRDSESSNR
- the NCK2 gene encoding cytoplasmic protein NCK2 isoform X2, with product MKMTEEVIVIAKWDYTAQQDQELDIKKNERLWLLDDSKTWWRVRNAANRTGYVPSNYVERKNSLKKGSLVKNLKDTLGLGKTRRKTSARDASPTPSTDAEYPANGSSADRIYDLNIPAFVKFAYVAEREDELSLVKGSRVTVMEKCSDGWWRGSYNGQIGWFPSNYVLEEVDEAAAESPSFLSLRKGASLSNGQGSRVLHVVQTLYPFSSVTEEELNFEKGETMEVIEKPENDPEWWKCKNARGQVGLVPKNYVVVLSDGPALHPAHAPQISYTGPSSSGRFAGREWYYGNVTRHQAECALNERGVEGDFLIRDSESSPSDFSVSLKASGKNKHFKVQLVDNVYCIGQRRFHTMDELVEHYKKAPIFTSEHGEKLYLVRALQ